The following is a genomic window from Hymenobacter gelipurpurascens.
AGCCTGCTAATAAGCCCGCTGCTGGCGGTGGTACCGATTTCTTCGGCAACAATGCCAACGCAGCCAGCAATACCGCTGCCGCCGGCGATACCTACACCGTAGTAAGCGGCGATTCGCTCTCCAAAATTGCCAAGCACCACTATGGCGATGCCGCCAAATGGCACCAGATCTATGACGCCAACAAAGGCGTTATCGGCTCCAACCCCGACCTCATTGAAGTAGGCCAAGTCCTGACGCTACCCAAGCTCTAGGCCACTCGCCCTCCTTAGAAATATCCTAAAAGCTGCCTTCACAAAAGGCAGCTTTTTTTATGCTTTAACAGACGATTTTACTGAAAATAAAAAAGTTTTTCGCTTGGCTTTGCAGTCACTGAAGCCGTTAAGATCAGTGGCATGCAGCACTTGCCGAGAGCAACCATAACGCGAATATTAACTACTAAAACCTCATTTCTAACAACTTACCACACCCTGGCATTTACTCGCTCGTGGCCTAGGCCACTACCCGCCGCTGCGAAAAAATATTTTACCAATCTATTGCAGATATCAAATCCGGCTATACATTTGCAACACCAACACGGTACTCCTCTGCTCGCGGCAGAGTAGTTTTCATAGGATTTATACAGAAGCGGCGAGAGAACAGGCTCCCTGACCCGCTGGCAACCTTCGACCGCGCGAAAGGTGCCAATTCCTGCCCGACCAAGCTTTTGCTGGCGGGGCATATAACTCAGAGTGCCATGGAAAACACCCCCGCTTTCGCCCGTTTGACCTCATCCGCCCCGGCTGCCTTGCTGCACGCCGCCTCGCCGATGGGTTTCTGTGTTGCTCCCGCCGTTTCGGTGGCCGCTCCCGTTGCTGCGCGAATGCGCTGCTGTTGCAGCGCCTGTTGTTGCTGTAGCTAACCGCCCGTAGGCCGGTTTCTCCGCACAACTCCCCTCCCCCTCTTCCTGGTTCTGCCCTCAGAGTGTTTGTGCCATCTAGGCCACTCTCAACAGGCCCCATCGCATCCTAACCGCCACTTTTAGCCGGTTTTGGGCGGTCTGCGCTACGTCTCATCGTGACCTCAACTCCCCTTCCAGACTTCTATCCTTCTTCCGATAACTCCTTACTGACCAGATCGTCATGTCAACTCCAGCCCTTCACTTCGAGACTTTGCAACTCCACGCTGGCCAGCAGCCCGACCCCGTAACTGGTGCCCGCGCCGTTCCGCTGTACCAGACCACTTCTTACGTGTTTAAGAATGCGGAGCACGGCGCCAACCTGTTTGCTCTGAAGGAATTCGGCAACATCTACACCCGCCTGATGAACCCCACCACCGACGTGTTTGAGCAGCGCATTGCCGCGCTCGAAGGCGGTGTGGCGGCCTTGGCGGTTTCCTCGGGGCAGGCGGCGCAGTTCATTGCCTTGAACAACATCCTGCAGGCCGGTGACAACTTCGTCTCGACCTCGCACTTGTATGGCGGCACCTACAACCAGTTTAAGGTGGCCTTCAAGCGGTTGGGCATTGAAGTTCGCTTTGCGGATGGCGACCAGCCCGAGCAGTTCGAGAAGCTGATCGACGACAAAACGAAGGCTATCTACCTGGAAACCATCGGCAACCCCAGCTTCAGCATTCCGGATTTTGAGCGCATTGCGGCCATTGCCAACAAGCATGATCTGCCTCTGATCGTAGACAACACGTTTGGTGCTGGTGGCTACTTGTTCCGCCCTTTGGAGCACGGCGCCCACATTGTGGTAGAATCGGCCACGAAATGGATTGGCGGACACGGCACCAGCATCGGCGGCGTGATTGTGGATGGCGGCAAATACGACTTCGGCAACGGCAAGTTCCCGCAATTCACGGAGCCATCCGAAGGCTACCACGGGCTGGTGTTCAATGATGTCTTCGGCAAGAATGGACCGTTTGGCAACATCGCCTTCATCATCCGGGCCCGCGTGGAAGGTCTGCGCGACTTCGGGCCGTCGCAGAGCCCTTTCAACTCCTTCCTGCTGATTCAGGGCCTCGAAACGCTGAGC
Proteins encoded in this region:
- a CDS encoding LysM peptidoglycan-binding domain-containing protein, translating into MGLFDFLSNEGDKKPVEPANKPAAGGGTDFFGNNANAASNTAAAGDTYTVVSGDSLSKIAKHHYGDAAKWHQIYDANKGVIGSNPDLIEVGQVLTLPKL
- a CDS encoding O-acetylhomoserine aminocarboxypropyltransferase/cysteine synthase family protein, giving the protein MSTPALHFETLQLHAGQQPDPVTGARAVPLYQTTSYVFKNAEHGANLFALKEFGNIYTRLMNPTTDVFEQRIAALEGGVAALAVSSGQAAQFIALNNILQAGDNFVSTSHLYGGTYNQFKVAFKRLGIEVRFADGDQPEQFEKLIDDKTKAIYLETIGNPSFSIPDFERIAAIANKHDLPLIVDNTFGAGGYLFRPLEHGAHIVVESATKWIGGHGTSIGGVIVDGGKYDFGNGKFPQFTEPSEGYHGLVFNDVFGKNGPFGNIAFIIRARVEGLRDFGPSQSPFNSFLLIQGLETLSLRVERTVENALRVATWLEQHPQVEAVNYPGLPSSPYHKLAQKYLKRGYGGVLTFAIKGSKETASQFIDNLKLISHLANVGDAKTLIIQPAATTHQQLSEQEQLSAGVTPTLLRISVGIEHFDDIRADLQQAFDAVRNAAPLTAEANGSTLLPEPEPEHAATLEV